The genome window TACCAGGGTAGGAGTGTAGTTAATTCAACCTTAAGAATTGTATTTTGCAGTAACTATCAATATCAACATTCTAAATACATATGCCATTTGACCATtgattaaaatatgcatattaacaatcccACCTTCTGGAACTCATACTCCAAAAGACATACACTTATTGCAAATTTATTTGtcataaaaaaattggaaacaacataAAGAACACTTAATACATTAATTATAATACATCTTCATTTGGGAGTATTATGCAGCAGGAACAAAACTAAGAATGAGTTAGATCTATTTGGACTGATATGGAAAGATCATCAAGATATTGTATGGCAAAATGCAAACTACtacacacagagggaaaaacactcacctgcacccatatatataatgtgtgtgtgtacacacacacacacacacacacacacacatatgtatcttTGCAATTGCAAGGATTATTACCTGAAAATCTTAAGATATAGATTACAGTGACTGTCTCTAGGGAAGAATACCAGGCTACTATGCTAGGAGAGGAATAGAAGATTTGTTTTTCAGTACAGAGGTTTCGCAAACAACTAGAGATaaaactaccgtatgatccagcaatcccacttctgggtatataaccaaaggaaaggaaatcatcatgtcaaagggatacctgcactcccatgttcttcacagatctatttacaatagccaaaatatggaaccaacataaatgtccactgacagataactggataaggaaaatgtggtatacgtacacaatggaatactactcagccataaaaaagaattaaattctgccatttgcaaaaacaaggatgatcctggagaaaattatgttaagaaaattatgtgaaataagccagacacagaaagagaaataccatatgttctcattcataacagggtgcggaaggaaggaaggaatgaaggaaggaacgaaggaaggaagggaggaagggaggaaggaacgaaggaaggaacgaaggaaggaaggaaggactacaataatactttgaactttcagaaggagagaactaaTCTATGGTTTGTTCAAATCTATGGAACAAATCCATGGTGGTaggaggggggttagggagagacTGAGTAAGGGATGTAAAGATtaattacaatttctaataatgaatatgctaataatactgtgattgatcatcacatgttgtacacaggtgatggtagttaATGCTGtatccccaaaatatatataatcaataatgctttgattaaaaaataatttgcttttttattttatatcattttgtataatttccatttttactatttattattgtcgattatgcttttaattttcattttaaaaagtagaagtaTTACACTAAAAAATTCATACATAATGCAAGTTAAATTGAATAAAAAGGACAGGCTATGCtatataacattaatttttttgcaacattttctttttttactttttaaatttttattgaatcaaaattgatcatacatattttaatggttcaacattgagatatattgatcaaatcaatattactagcatatatattgttacaaatcataattattctttatgcgccTTGTtcaatctcaccccatccccctcttcctccctccccccctctctaGTTACCCTAGatatcttctctccttctgaaagaataatggttactctgttgatttctagcctagataatctgtccaatgccgaAAGGtttgatcaggtcccccaatattatcatagaacagatgcttcttctgtcactctgaatgGGCTTGGTGGGGAGaggtgtcctcttcttttctttatctctgctagtgactctccttatgccaatgcactccagtggctggcagaccatctgcatgatgGTTGTGGCATTTAGCCATTTTCATGGCAGTcttggttattgtggtggctgtggtgggccaccaacatggaggtgaagtttttggcatgctcctttgtgctggccgTGTCCCTGGTTGTGaaaggggggtccagtccctgactacataccccaggtctccaggtgggccctgagatgctggcaCAATGTGTCTGTTTTGGGGAGGGGGGCCCAGTCCACATATCCATGTCTCTGGTCCCCAGGTGGGACCCTGAggtgctagtggtgtgcctggctgtgggcagggcatctggtccccggatccatgccccaggcccccaagagtggccccaaggcactggctgtgtgcctggttgtgggaggagggtccggtcccactccatgcctcaggtcaccaggtgggccctgaggcactggcacagtgtgcctggtttggGGCAAGGCATCTGGTCCCTGGTTCTataccctgggtccccaggcagggccccaaggcactggctgtgtgcctggttgtggaacaGGGGTCTGGTCCGGGTGGGCCCTgagtgctggcgcagtgtgcctggtcatGGGAGGGAgatccagttcccttctccatgccttgggtccccaggtaggccctgaggtactggcacagtgcctgtttgtgggagggggatctggtccccttctccatgcctcaagGACCCAGGCAGGCTGTgagcactggtgcagtgtgcctggttgtgggaggggttccagtccccttcttcatgccttgggtccccaggaaggctccaaggcactggcagtgggagtggttgtgggtgagggtcagtccctggctccatacctcatgtcccctggtgggacccaaggtgctggtggtgtgcgtGGGCCGGaacttatttttttgtcctttgctttcttctaaaatgggggaatttcctatGGGAAACactacttgagctgtgtggttgagctaaattgctgctttgctactgtttccctaaggaaggctttttgtgcagctcagggtctaatggttgatcttataggtacttcctgctctccagagaTTCGGttcacctgggttgtatagaaactctgatctgggcttgggttttttcatcaaactgcacccatgcaattctgcattcccaaccagtctcctctgagtggtcctgcactgattggggggcagatcagctgtccttgctgtgtcccagtgttctcctggtgggcctgtctcccccaaggcccatgctccaaacacttcccatgggatgggccttgcatcagtcccttgagatgactcaccagcctctgaagggcttccctttttcagctgttctggctcctcactactgcatgggtccatgggaaccctattagttgtcttgctgtcctgggggccccctaggccctcttctctcctgccacctccaagtaactccatctgaatggcacagctgtggcttttgccagctcctgctccatgcactcagcagctcgagccttaaagcagctgtggcccaaaACACTCcaagtagttttttctttctctcattgtggtttctcccaccttcatgaactccttgtgtctctcctcctcttcccttgagctctaatggccccagcttacatttttataattgtaaattggttgatttgtgggagattGTGATGCTAGGGACCTCCTATTCTGCCATATGGACTGGAACTCCAACATTAAATATCTTAAAtactataataaaaagaataaacttaaATGAAAAGTATCTAACAAAAATGAAACTGTCTCAGAAAGAATGCCAAAAAAGTGGATAAATTGATTAAAAACCAATGTAactaaaaaatttatttgctgATTTGTTATATATTACTGACTTTTTGCTACATATGCATTCAACTTTTGTATGTGAAGTGAGAAACAAGACATTAGAGAGCTTACATTCCAGCAGGGAAAGAAACTGTTATTAATAACACAATCATATAGTTCATTCTTTAATCATAATTGCCATAAATGttttgaagaaaggaaaattggCATCGGATTTAAGAAAACTTCTGGGTCCCAAGGAGACAAGCCCTAAAGTCAAATGACTTTCCTCATGATGGGTGATTACTTATTTATCGCCTCATGTGAATTTTCTTCTCCAGAGCTTCTTCATAGCATTTTTCATCTCTGAATTTCTTAGAGTGTAGATTAAAGGGTTCAGCATTGGGGTTATGACTGTATAAAACACACTCAATGATTTGTCAATAGGGTAAGTCTTAGCAGGTCTTCCATACATAAAAATACAGgggacaaagaagaaaacaaccatGGTGATGTGGGAGCCACAGGTCGAGAGGGCTTTCTGCCTCCCTTCCTGACTAAGGTTCTTTATAGAGTGCAAGATGACACCGTAAGAGGTGAGCAAAAGCAGAAACACAATAGCACAGATCAGTCCTCCATTGACTGCCACTAAGAGGCCAATGACATAGATGTCAGTACATACGAGTTTCAATAAGGGGTACATGTCACAGAGAAAGTGATCAATGACATTGGGACCACAGAATGGGAGCCCATAAATAGTGCTAAGTTGAGTTACTGAGTGCAAAAATCCTCCAACCCAGGACACCACCAGCAACACAACACACACCCATTGCCTCATGATAACCAAATAATGTAggggcttacagatggccacatagcggtcataggccatcaccaACAGAAGAAAGACCTCTGACCCACCAAAAAAGTGCTCTGTAAAGAGTTGGATCATACAAAATTTGAAAGATATGGTATTTTCCCCAAGGAACAAGTCCAAAATCAACTTGGGGGAAATGGATGAGGAGTAAATGATATCCATAAATGATAAGCTGGCAAGAAAGAAGTACATTGGTGACCCCAGGGTTTTACTGACAGTTACAGTCATGACAATGAGCAGGTTGCCCACCATGGTCAGAATGTAGAAGAGCAAGAATATAACAAAAAGTACTTTCTGTTCCTCTGGGCTTTTTGTGAGGCCCAAGAGAACAAAGAAAGTCACATTGTTCCTTTGTTCCATCTATTATTTAGAGGTGCTGACTTCCAGTCTTCAAAGCAGTTACCTATAAAACAAGGgggggattttatttatttatttatttatttatttatttatttatttatttaatttttttaattttattttgtcgatatacattgtggctgattattgctccccatcaccaaaacctccctcccttctccctccccccgcaacaatgtcctttctgtttgcttgtcgtatcaactttgagtaattgtggttgttatatcttcttccctccccacccggtttggtattttaaatatattataatctTAATCTTCTATTTACTTCTTcaattaaaatttgtatagagTATCTATTTATTTCATTCTGTCATAGACTTTGGAATTGCCAAGTTGAAAAAAACATGGTTCTCTACTCTCAGTGATCTGATGTATATACTGAGAGGATCAAACAATTACTGATCAATGTAACGTGTCATTATAAATATACTCACATTATTGTAAGGGTCACAGTGGTAGAAAATCTAAATCAAACTGATATCTGGGCAGGAGGTTTCTCTAAaatctacagatagaactaccatatgatccagcaatcccactactcgatatatatccaaaggaatggaaatcatcatgtagaagggatacctgtactcccatgttcatcacagctctatttacaatagccgaaacatggaaacaacctaaatgtccatcgacagatgactggataaggaaaatgtggtatacatacacaatggaatactacttggccataaaaaaaggaatgaatacctgccatttgcaacaacatggatgagcctgcggaaaattatgttaattgaaataagcgagatacagaaggagaaataccacatggcctcactcataagtgggtgctaagaaagaaggaaggagagatggaaggaaggaaggaaggaaggaaggaaggaaggaaggaaggaaggaaggaaggaaggaaggaaggaagaaaaaatacaatatgctgaactttcagaaggagagaacaaacctaaggatattagagatgggggatggagggaggggggtggggaatgataggtcaggtaaggggcataaagaaaaatagcaatttgtaataatgagtatgctaataaaaaaattttatttaaagaactgGTATCTGGGAAGTCTTCTCAAAGGAAGCAATACTTTAGATGAGTTTAAAGGAGAAGTGAGAGAACaagagaggatgggaagggaatTCCATGAAAAGATGTGTCATGTATAAACTCATAGAAGTATAATACTGAAGATTCACTTAAGGTAATATACACATTCATAGTGGTTAGAATAAATTATGTGTATGAGGCTGTAGAACAAAGGTCCTTGCATTAGTTGCTAGGGCTGCTACTTTATAACAATGATGTCTTTCCTCCATTTTCCAGGACcatgttcctcatttccatttGAGACCTCAACCATAAGTACCTTAACATTCATATTTCTAGCAGCATTCTGCTTACAATAGCATATATATTCTCTAAGACAATAGATGCTTTCTGTACagctctcctctttcctttctgaatcacctttcttttttaaaaaatatttcattttattttattttgtcaatatacaatgtggttgattattgtggccaattaccgaatgTTCATATTCTTACTAACAGTCTCTTAAAGGCAATCTAGCCTCTTTCTATCATGCGCCCCCAGTGTCTTCCAGCATTCACCCATTACCCAGtcccaaagccacttccacattttaaggtatttattgctgcagcagcaccccacttcccAAAACCAAATTTGTATTCTTTTGCTAGAGCTGCTTTAACAAAGTAGCACGAATTGTTGGGTTAAGCAATAggaatttattatctcattctggaggctagaaattcaAAATTAAGGTATTGACAGCGTTGGTTTCTTCAGAAGACTATGAGGGAAGATCTTCCAGACCTTTCTCCTTGGTTTGCAcatgggcacttcaaaaagttcatggaaaataggactaagagataatacaaactttccatgagctttttgaagatccctcatagaTGATCAACTTTATGCTTATAGGGCATTCTCCCTGTATGCTGTCTATATCCAAATTTCCCCTTctaataaggacaccagtcatactgtaTTAGAGTCCAGCCCAATGACCTTATTTTaccttgattatatctgcaaagaccctagcTCCAAATAAGATCTCATTCCaaactaggggttaggacttcaacatatgaatttaggggagGACACAATGCAACTATAATTGCGTTGTGTGGCACAATGTGTGACCCATAACAATCAGAGTCTCAGATATTCTACCAACTCACTGAAATCTCTTTCTCAGTGTCTTTACTTGGATATCCCCCCTTTTCCTAACCTATAAATGCCAAAGCACTCTAAAATAGTGTATCATTACCTTTGACTCTCCCCTAATTTTCATACTTGTACCTGCAACTATCTAATTGACATCTCCAAATAAGTATCAATTTAGTATttctaaaagtaaattttaattttttactataAATCTATTTCTTGCTCGGTTTTCTCTACCTAGTGAAATAGTGCCACCTTCCATGTTATTGTTCAGACCAGGTTCTGACAGTGTCCTTCACTACTTCATTCCTCTCACATTACctattcatatatttaataagtTCTGTGACTTTTCCTTTATGATATATTGCAAATTTGATCATTCTCACTATACCCTGTTACATCCCTGGTCTACTGCAACAGCCTACCACCAGGTCTACCTACTTTCATTTTGGCCTCCAATAACCTGTTTTCCTAAAACAGCCCAAATGAAcccttttttaaacattattcagGTGATATCACTCCTTTGCTCACAACCCCTACGAGAAATTCCTATCACACACTCAATAAAATCCAGTCTCCCTACCTTGACCTACAAGATTCTAGATGACTGGGATCCAGGCAACCTACCAAAACTAATCTCTTGCAATTCTCCATGCTTACTTGGTCAAGCATTTTCAGTACTCCTCAAATATCCAAAATGCTTTTCTATCTCCCTAACTCCATCTGTTATTCTGTAGATGTTAATTACAGAGATCAGAAGCATTTTACCTCTAAATTAGTGGTAAATATTACAGAAAAGTGTATTATAAATTCaatcttttatttgttcattcaaacaACAAGTGTTTATAGAACACCTACATGCATCATGCCAATCAGAGAAGGTAGACTCCCAGGCATCACAGAGCATCCACTAACTCATTTCAGCTCAAGGTCTACACCAGGGATCATTTCATCAGAGGACAGAAATCCGGACCTTTTTACCATGTCTCCTGCTTTTCTACATTGAAGTATAACTTTTCAAGTTATAACATGGTTgctgacttaatttttttaattttttaatatgctcATGACAAGTATCTTACAAAACCTGAGCAACTTTCTGCCAACAGAAGTTTTTTTCAACATTTCAATTACTACCAACTCAAGTGATATGATTTCCCATGTAATAAGAAATTCATACAATTGCAAAGCCTGGTTCCAGTACCGGATGTTAAAGTCTTACCTTTGGGAAGCTTGTTTACAGCTTGAAGGAGTGGTTTTTACTTCACTCGTAAAGAGCTGGAAATCCTTCTTTCATCCAGCATGAACAGAGAAAGCACAAAAAGACATTATTCCCTGAGGATATATTTGAAATCACATAACTATGTCAATCCCTTTTCTTCACAGTCTTCCCAGTATTTCAGAAAATTATTACTTGCATTGCAGATCTATTTCAAAGGAGTTCCAGgtgcaaacagaaaaataaaaattttctggtaggataaattatcaaaaacataaaaaataatatgactaCACAGAAGATAGAAACCAGTCTCTTTAACAGAAATTTTTCTCTAGTAACTTTTTTCTAGTAACTTCAATGAAGAATAACTCCCATTAAGATGTCCATCTCACTCTCTTGTGCTGATGTGGTCAAATACTCATTCTTGGGATTTGGAGAGGGCATTCTTGTGCCTTTATGATACTATACTTTAAGCCTAATTCAGCATCTTCTGAAATACTTATATCAGTTCTTAAGAGTGTGGCATCTTCTATCTGATAGTGGTAAAGATCATTGAAGATTTTATAACTTGTAAACACATTAACCATTGAGCCCTACAATTGGAGCCTGTCCAAGCTTGATTCTTGCTTAATTAAGTTCTTTGGGATtttccaccattttttttttttaaccacctaatttcttttttttttttattaagttttattttgtcgatatacattgtggctgattattgctccccatcaccaaaacctccctcccttctccctttccccctcccccctccccccaacaatgtcctttctgtttgcttgtcatatcaacttcaagtagttgtggttgtcatatcttcttccccccccccccggtttgtgtgtgtgtgtgtgtgtgtgtgtgtgtgtgtatgtgtgtgtgaatttatatattaatttttagctcccaccaataagtgagaacatgtggtatttctctttctgtgcctgacttgtttcacttaatataattctctccaggtccatccatgttgttgcaaatggcagtatttcattcgtttttatagctgagtagtattccaccatTTTTTAAGAGAACATCTATATGTAAAGATATGGTTACATCAGTCACATAACTAGGGTCAGGAAGATGTTACAAGGAAAAACATAGCTCCAGAATTATTATGGAATGATTGCTAATCAATGATAAAATATCAGCCcaatggagaagggaaccagaccgccctccctcaaccaggcacatggcgccagcgccttggggcctgcccagggaccagaggcatagagaagaggaccagacacaccccacaaccaggcatactgccagtgccaaggagcataagAAAAatagcacctccatgtgggtggcccaccacagcctccacaAAAACCATGTCTGCCGCAAAAgtgactagacaccacaaccaccatgcagatggtccgccaaccccaggaatgcattcacacaaggagagtcaccagcagagacaaagaaaagaagaggatgtctttttccataaagcccatttcagagtgacagaagatgcatctgctctatgataatattgggggacctgatcacatctgtaagcattgtacagatcatttaggcaacaaattaacagagtaaccattattgtttcaggaggagagaagaaatctagggtaattaatctaggaagggggaggaaatgggggaaggggagagattggacaaggggcacaaagaataattacgatttctaacaatatatatgctagtaatattgatttgatcaacatatctcaatgttcaacccccaaaatatgtataacagattttgattcaataaataaaataaatttttaaaaaatttaaaatatatattattaaaaaaaattttttttaaatatcagccCAGCCATTTTGTCCCAAGGAAGATGAATTTATTACTTATTTCCTCACATTGCCATagcaattcttttttccttttatctaatATTCAATATTTTCTGCCTATTAGTGTGGTATTGGAtatgtttttcaagtttttatcTAGTAGTAATAACTAAtgatttatctattcattcattattttttaaaacttttatgagcatctactttgtgccaggttctgtgctaTAAGCTTTGAATATAATGGTcaataacaaagaataaaaagtccTACCTATATTGACTTTATATCTTGTAATAGGATCagtaaataaaaatgggaaaaatttaataaagcaaTTATAATCTGTGATCAGAGTTCATAAAACAACCAACAGGGTATTATGACAGAAAATAAGAGTGAGGTACTactgtgaaaaaaataatcagGGAAGGTCTTTTTAAAAGTTGACATTTAAGTTGAAATCTGATGGATGAGAAGTTGTTCCCATGGAAAGCACTGTTATTTGTGGAAAGCTCCAACATTGAAAAGGGATGGGCAAGTTCAAGATGATGAAAAGCCAGAGTGCCTGAAAGGGAATGATGAAAGGGGAAGACAGAACAAACTGCAGTTGATAGATGGACAGGAACTAAACCCTGCAGGGCAGTACAGACTTTGGTAAGGAATTTGGATTTCATTTAAAGTTCTTTTCAAATACTAGTAAGAGTAAGATGTTAGTCCGACATGTTCGAAATTTAGACATCACCACTAGGCCCTATCCACAATAAGAAAGTTGAACTAACTAAAATagcaactcttcttagatccatcagagaaatGAGGTCACAAGTAAAATCAGTGCCCCAACACTGCAGAAATAGATAGgcagatacagagaatcacaCCTTACCTAAgcagaaacaaacagaaactcACAGAACCAGTGCTGAGGAGGGTGGGAGTGGATGGGAAAACCTGAACTTCATTGATGAAGTTCAATGTGGGCAAGCCTAAAGGATAAAAACCCCAGGAGAACCTCATACTGGAGCCCCCCACATTTGAGGGTTTTAACTCCATGAGATCTACCTGGTCCTCACAGTAAGTATCTGAGAAAATCCCCTCTattggagaaagggagaaaggaaccATTTTTAAATACCCACAGTATTCTGTTCTTCTTACCACGGCCTGCTCTCAAGAGAAATGATATTTACCATAGCCTAACTTGC of Cynocephalus volans isolate mCynVol1 chromosome 4, mCynVol1.pri, whole genome shotgun sequence contains these proteins:
- the LOC134376895 gene encoding olfactory receptor 4A47-like yields the protein MEQRNNVTFFVLLGLTKSPEEQKVLFVIFLLFYILTMVGNLLIVMTVTVSKTLGSPMYFFLASLSFMDIIYSSSISPKLILDLFLGENTISFKFCMIQLFTEHFFGGSEVFLLLVMAYDRYVAICKPLHYLVIMRQWVCVVLLVVSWVGGFLHSVTQLSTIYGLPFCGPNVIDHFLCDMYPLLKLVCTDIYVIGLLVAVNGGLICAIVFLLLLTSYGVILHSIKNLSQEGRQKALSTCGSHITMVVFFFVPCIFMYGRPAKTYPIDKSLSVFYTVITPMLNPLIYTLRNSEMKNAMKKLWRRKFT